One segment of Streptomyces sp. NBC_00576 DNA contains the following:
- a CDS encoding DeoR/GlpR family DNA-binding transcription regulator — protein sequence MLPDRRHQLILRSLRTDGPTSVVALAEKVGASEATIRRDLAQLEDEGLLKRVYGGAAPVVGEDDPFADVAGIRVEAKDALAAWCANLVRDGETVLLDIGTTAHRVARQLHGRSLTVITSNLAVYEELQDDKDVQLILLGGVVRRDYRSLVGFLTEDNLRQVHADRLFLGTSGVRPDGQVLDTTAVEVPVKRAMIAASAQVVLVADAGKFPGTGMARVCGPEELDIVVTNAPGDEKTCNRLREAGVEVIEV from the coding sequence ATGCTCCCTGACCGAAGACATCAGCTGATCCTGCGCTCCCTGCGCACGGACGGGCCCACGTCGGTGGTCGCCCTGGCCGAGAAGGTCGGGGCGAGTGAGGCCACGATCCGGCGCGACCTCGCACAACTGGAGGACGAGGGACTGCTCAAGAGGGTCTACGGCGGTGCCGCCCCCGTCGTGGGCGAGGACGACCCGTTCGCCGACGTGGCGGGCATCCGGGTCGAGGCGAAGGACGCCCTGGCCGCCTGGTGCGCAAACCTCGTCAGGGACGGCGAGACCGTGCTGCTCGACATCGGCACCACCGCTCACCGGGTGGCCCGCCAACTGCACGGCCGGTCCCTGACCGTGATCACCAGCAACCTGGCCGTCTACGAGGAACTCCAGGACGACAAGGACGTCCAGCTGATCCTGCTGGGCGGCGTGGTGCGGCGCGACTACCGTTCGCTGGTCGGTTTCCTCACCGAGGACAACCTGCGCCAGGTCCACGCCGACCGGCTGTTCCTCGGCACCAGCGGGGTCCGCCCCGACGGGCAGGTGCTGGACACCACCGCCGTCGAGGTGCCCGTCAAACGGGCGATGATCGCCGCCAGCGCCCAGGTGGTCCTGGTCGCGGACGCCGGAAAGTTTCCCGGCACCGGTATGGCCCGGGTGTGCGGTCCGGAGGAGCTCGACATCGTGGTGACCAACGCCCCGGGGGACGAGAAGACCTGCAATCGGCTGCGCGAGGCCGGAGTTGAGGTGATCGAAGTATGA
- a CDS encoding carbohydrate ABC transporter permease, giving the protein MNGMNRKRVRGLSVHVILMFGVVISVFPFYWIVVMATNTSQDIYSYPPKLWFGGNLVTNIQHLFDRMDFFGSLFNTVVVAVCTTLLVLFFDSLAAFAFAKYDFPGKKFFFGVLLSMYLLPTQLAIIPQYEIMVQLGWLGTLKALIVPAAANAFGIFWMRQYTTTSVPDELLDAARIEGAGFFRLYWHVVLPCVRPALAFLGIYTFIAAWNDYILPLVMLVNPDRLTLQVALAQLYAGHSTDYSMVMAGVLLSVIPLVLVFTFFARGFIADATKGALR; this is encoded by the coding sequence ATGAACGGCATGAACCGCAAGCGCGTCCGGGGGCTGAGCGTCCATGTCATCCTGATGTTCGGCGTGGTCATCTCGGTGTTCCCGTTCTACTGGATCGTCGTCATGGCGACGAACACCTCGCAGGACATCTACAGCTATCCGCCGAAGCTGTGGTTCGGCGGAAATCTGGTGACCAACATCCAGCACCTGTTCGACAGGATGGACTTCTTCGGGTCGCTGTTCAACACGGTGGTCGTCGCGGTCTGTACGACGCTCCTGGTGCTGTTCTTCGACTCGCTGGCCGCCTTCGCCTTCGCCAAGTACGACTTCCCCGGCAAGAAGTTCTTCTTCGGCGTGCTGCTGTCGATGTACCTCCTGCCGACCCAGCTGGCGATCATCCCGCAGTACGAGATCATGGTGCAGCTGGGCTGGCTGGGCACCCTCAAGGCGCTCATCGTGCCGGCCGCCGCCAACGCCTTCGGCATCTTCTGGATGCGTCAGTACACCACCACCAGCGTCCCCGACGAACTGCTGGACGCCGCCCGCATCGAGGGCGCCGGCTTCTTCCGGCTGTACTGGCACGTGGTGCTGCCGTGCGTGCGCCCGGCCCTGGCGTTCCTCGGCATCTACACCTTCATCGCCGCGTGGAACGACTACATCCTGCCGCTCGTGATGCTGGTGAACCCCGACCGCCTCACCCTCCAGGTGGCGCTGGCCCAGCTGTACGCCGGCCACTCCACCGACTACAGCATGGTGATGGCAGGGGTTCTGCTGTCGGTCATCCCGCTGGTGCTGGTGTTCACCTTCTTCGCACGCGGGTTCATCGCCGACGCGACCAAGGGGGCCCTGCGCTGA
- a CDS encoding FadR/GntR family transcriptional regulator, whose amino-acid sequence MAEAARAAVTATAPAPSRNRVGRQVRVPKTAELVAAHLRRQIVRGELNPGDALPPESGLMEQFGISRPTLREAFRVLESESLITVRRGAHGGARVSAPDSDVAARYAGLILEYRGATLGDIYRAAALIEPPCARQLATKHTADDITRLRDAVAAEKAALDDPLSLVDAQDAFHALLIELTGNQTLILLCSMLRNIIDRANAAYTVGATDAKAQKTQALKGHRAHVRLVGLIESGKADEAEKLWQRHISSADDVVNAAGPKTVLELID is encoded by the coding sequence GTGGCCGAGGCAGCCCGTGCAGCAGTAACGGCGACCGCGCCCGCCCCGTCCCGCAACCGCGTCGGACGCCAGGTGCGGGTACCGAAGACCGCCGAGCTGGTCGCCGCGCATCTGCGCCGCCAGATCGTCCGGGGCGAGCTGAACCCCGGCGACGCGCTGCCGCCGGAGTCGGGCCTGATGGAGCAGTTCGGGATCTCGCGGCCGACCCTGCGCGAAGCGTTTCGCGTACTGGAGTCGGAGTCTCTGATCACGGTGCGCCGCGGTGCCCACGGCGGCGCCCGGGTGAGCGCGCCGGACTCGGATGTCGCCGCCCGCTACGCCGGCCTGATCCTCGAGTACCGCGGCGCCACGCTCGGCGACATCTACCGCGCGGCGGCCCTCATCGAGCCGCCCTGCGCCCGCCAGCTCGCCACCAAGCACACCGCGGACGACATCACGCGACTGCGTGACGCCGTGGCCGCCGAGAAGGCCGCTCTGGACGACCCGCTCTCCCTGGTCGACGCGCAGGACGCCTTCCACGCGCTCCTGATCGAACTCACCGGCAACCAGACCCTGATCCTGTTGTGCAGCATGCTCCGCAACATCATCGACCGGGCCAACGCCGCGTACACCGTGGGCGCCACCGACGCCAAGGCCCAGAAGACCCAGGCCCTCAAGGGACACCGCGCGCACGTGCGCCTGGTCGGGCTGATCGAGTCCGGCAAGGCGGACGAGGCCGAGAAGCTCTGGCAGCGGCACATCTCCAGCGCCGACGACGTCGTCAACGCCGCCGGGCCCAAGACGGTCCTGGAGCTCATCGACTGA
- a CDS encoding enoyl-CoA hydratase-related protein, with translation MTENPTPVILTELTDDGVMLLTLNRPERHNAWTLEMELLYNELFDRAEKDPQVRAVVLTGAGRSFCPGMDMSVLDGASSGARPWPTDRLPPRTRPMSFPKPVVAAVNGACAGIGFNQALMCDVRFAVPGAKFAAAFSARGLVAEDGVSWILPRLVGYGNAADLLLSSRRITGTEALAMGLVNRLAEPEELLPAALAYATELARTASPYAMSLVKRQLADDQARTFTESRDHAAALLATAKRAPDYREGVLSFVERRQPEFAGLGEELSELEETSS, from the coding sequence ATGACCGAGAATCCGACCCCGGTGATCCTCACCGAGCTCACCGACGACGGGGTCATGCTGCTCACGCTGAACCGGCCCGAGCGGCACAACGCCTGGACGCTGGAGATGGAACTGCTCTACAACGAGCTGTTCGACCGGGCCGAGAAGGACCCACAGGTCCGGGCCGTGGTGCTCACCGGCGCCGGACGCAGCTTCTGTCCGGGGATGGACATGAGCGTGCTGGACGGGGCGTCCTCCGGCGCCCGCCCGTGGCCGACGGACCGACTGCCGCCGCGCACCCGTCCCATGTCCTTCCCGAAGCCCGTCGTAGCGGCCGTCAACGGCGCCTGCGCGGGCATCGGGTTCAACCAGGCGCTGATGTGCGACGTCCGGTTCGCTGTGCCGGGCGCCAAGTTCGCCGCCGCTTTCAGTGCACGTGGCCTGGTCGCCGAGGACGGTGTGTCCTGGATCCTGCCCCGGCTGGTCGGCTACGGCAACGCCGCCGATCTGCTGCTGTCCTCACGCCGGATCACCGGCACGGAGGCCCTGGCGATGGGCCTGGTCAACCGCCTGGCCGAGCCGGAGGAACTCCTCCCGGCGGCGCTCGCGTACGCGACCGAACTGGCCCGCACGGCCAGCCCGTACGCGATGTCTCTCGTCAAACGGCAGCTCGCCGACGACCAGGCCAGGACCTTCACCGAGAGCCGCGACCACGCCGCCGCCCTCCTGGCCACGGCGAAACGCGCCCCCGACTACCGCGAGGGCGTACTCAGCTTCGTCGAGCGCCGGCAGCCGGAGTTCGCGGGTCTCGGCGAGGAATTGTCGGAGCTGGAGGAGACCTCGTCATGA
- a CDS encoding DUF2889 domain-containing protein, whose translation MTRTELPLHRRTVAVTAYAEKGGDEISVEAELRDERPWAEPSAAVVHRMVLAVRVRLSDMVIVAAEADMRRFPHAECPLITPVFDGLVGLGVAAGYNRAIQERFRGISGCTHLYELARVLGPAVVQASLSAYVRRRDAGDPSVGPSPTAGVLNSCHIWAPDGVGLRKLDAGWRPGTGPRPVPPLETLERQRPR comes from the coding sequence ATGACCCGCACCGAACTCCCACTGCACCGCCGTACCGTCGCCGTCACCGCCTACGCGGAGAAAGGCGGCGACGAGATCTCGGTCGAGGCGGAGCTGCGCGACGAGCGCCCGTGGGCCGAGCCGTCGGCCGCCGTCGTGCACCGGATGGTGCTCGCGGTGCGCGTCCGCCTCTCGGACATGGTGATCGTGGCCGCCGAAGCGGACATGCGGCGCTTTCCGCACGCCGAGTGCCCGCTCATCACACCGGTCTTCGACGGTCTGGTCGGTCTCGGCGTCGCCGCCGGGTACAACCGGGCGATCCAGGAGCGGTTCCGGGGCATCTCCGGGTGCACCCACCTGTACGAACTGGCTCGGGTGCTCGGCCCCGCGGTCGTGCAGGCGTCCCTTTCCGCCTACGTACGACGCCGTGACGCGGGTGACCCCTCCGTCGGCCCGAGCCCCACCGCGGGCGTGCTGAACAGCTGCCACATCTGGGCACCGGACGGGGTGGGCCTGCGCAAGCTCGACGCGGGCTGGCGCCCGGGGACCGGGCCACGTCCGGTCCCGCCGCTCGAGACCCTCGAACGTCAGCGGCCCAGGTAA
- a CDS encoding extracellular solute-binding protein, protein MDLSRRRFLQAAVLTAAAGGATAACGGGSGSSGSKDSKNLALWYWSGGLSDKVVADAKKHFSDISLKTSTVGGDFKTKLLTGLRAAQSAPDITGVKGEDIASFLPNADRFVDLKTVGADKLVPQYLSWKLKQATTQDGKLIGFPIDIGPCATFYREDLFAKAGLPTDPAKVSSELSTWDDYFKAGVELHKAVPKTFLINNIGSVFSMMIGQGTQRFIDEDNKFIGDQDHIRTAWTTAVKPYTLGIDAKINDNTWNAAISNGALGTEIGAAWHALDISNAAPGTKGNWRVASLPGGPSNLGGSFLAIPATSGNPEEAFKIISWILSPENQARGFTDAALFPTAPAAYKLPALTGGDAFFGGQKTIEIFGPAAEKIPTAYEAPADAAVSAPFFSELTSIEAKGKDPDEAWRDAVSQAKQIAERQGVK, encoded by the coding sequence GTGGACCTTTCCCGCAGACGATTCCTTCAGGCCGCCGTACTGACGGCCGCCGCGGGCGGCGCCACCGCTGCGTGCGGCGGCGGCTCCGGATCGAGCGGCAGCAAGGACAGCAAGAACCTGGCCCTCTGGTACTGGTCGGGCGGCCTGAGCGACAAGGTCGTCGCGGACGCCAAGAAGCACTTCTCCGACATCAGCCTCAAGACCTCCACGGTCGGCGGCGACTTCAAGACCAAGCTGCTCACCGGCCTCAGGGCCGCTCAGTCCGCGCCGGACATCACCGGTGTCAAGGGCGAGGACATCGCCTCCTTCCTGCCGAACGCCGACCGCTTCGTCGACCTGAAGACCGTCGGCGCGGACAAACTGGTCCCGCAGTACCTGTCGTGGAAGCTGAAGCAGGCCACCACGCAGGACGGCAAGCTCATCGGCTTCCCGATCGACATCGGCCCCTGCGCCACCTTCTACCGCGAGGACCTCTTCGCGAAGGCGGGGCTGCCCACCGACCCGGCCAAGGTCTCCTCCGAACTGTCCACGTGGGACGACTACTTCAAGGCGGGCGTCGAACTGCACAAGGCGGTCCCGAAGACCTTCCTGATCAACAACATCGGCTCGGTCTTCTCGATGATGATCGGCCAGGGCACCCAGCGGTTCATCGACGAGGACAACAAGTTCATCGGCGACCAGGACCACATCCGCACCGCCTGGACCACCGCCGTGAAGCCCTACACCCTCGGCATCGACGCCAAGATCAACGACAACACGTGGAATGCCGCGATCAGCAACGGCGCTCTGGGCACCGAGATCGGCGCCGCCTGGCACGCGCTGGACATCAGCAACGCCGCCCCGGGCACCAAGGGCAACTGGCGGGTGGCGAGCCTGCCGGGAGGGCCGTCCAACCTCGGCGGGTCCTTCCTGGCGATCCCCGCGACCAGCGGCAACCCCGAAGAGGCCTTCAAAATCATCAGCTGGATCCTCAGCCCGGAGAACCAGGCCCGCGGCTTCACCGACGCCGCGCTGTTCCCGACCGCCCCGGCCGCGTACAAGCTGCCCGCGCTGACCGGCGGCGACGCCTTCTTCGGCGGCCAGAAGACCATCGAGATCTTCGGTCCGGCGGCCGAGAAGATCCCCACGGCCTACGAGGCGCCGGCCGACGCGGCGGTCTCCGCGCCCTTCTTCAGTGAGCTGACCAGCATCGAGGCCAAGGGCAAGGACCCCGACGAGGCCTGGAGGGACGCGGTGAGCCAGGCCAAGCAGATCGCCGAGCGCCAGGGAGTGAAGTGA
- the fabG gene encoding 3-oxoacyl-ACP reductase FabG, whose amino-acid sequence MGLLDGRAAVITGGAQGIGFEIAGVLGAEGASIVLGDINEDAAAQAAEHLARTGVAATSLRCDVTDEDEVAALVAHCTDTFGPVGVMVNNAGITRDATLRKMALADFRAVVDVHLTGAWNGTRYAAEAMRAHGHGGSIVNISSIAGKVGNFGQTNYSAAKAGLVGLTKASAKELAKAGIRVNAVQPGLIRTAMTEAMPPAAWDAKLAEIPLGRAGEPAEVAQVVLFLASDLASYVTGAVVEVTGGRYM is encoded by the coding sequence ATGGGACTGCTGGACGGCCGGGCCGCGGTGATCACCGGTGGCGCACAGGGCATCGGCTTCGAGATCGCCGGCGTCCTGGGCGCCGAGGGTGCGTCAATCGTGCTCGGCGACATCAACGAGGACGCGGCGGCTCAGGCTGCCGAACACCTCGCCAGGACTGGCGTGGCCGCCACCTCGCTGCGCTGCGACGTCACCGACGAGGACGAGGTCGCCGCCCTCGTCGCCCACTGCACCGACACCTTCGGACCGGTCGGCGTCATGGTCAACAACGCCGGGATCACCCGGGACGCGACCCTGCGCAAGATGGCCCTCGCCGACTTCCGTGCCGTCGTCGACGTCCATCTCACCGGCGCCTGGAACGGCACCCGGTACGCCGCCGAGGCGATGCGCGCGCACGGACACGGCGGCAGCATCGTCAACATCTCCTCCATCGCCGGCAAGGTCGGCAACTTCGGCCAGACGAACTACAGCGCCGCCAAGGCCGGACTCGTCGGCCTCACCAAGGCCTCGGCCAAGGAGCTCGCGAAGGCGGGCATCCGCGTCAACGCCGTACAGCCCGGCCTGATCCGCACCGCCATGACCGAGGCGATGCCCCCGGCCGCCTGGGACGCCAAGCTCGCGGAGATCCCCCTGGGGCGCGCGGGCGAGCCCGCCGAGGTCGCCCAGGTGGTCCTCTTCCTCGCCTCCGACCTGGCCAGCTATGTCACCGGAGCCGTGGTCGAGGTGACCGGCGGCCGGTACATGTGA
- a CDS encoding amidohydrolase family protein — protein sequence MAEQRKRIFDCDQHMYEERDSFTRYLPKEFLGSAVAPVTLPDGREVILAGDRIVVCLEPEFGQVYRPGSLKEMLKAMASGNPEETYQFEPMHESYQNRDARLRVMDEQGLDQTIMYPGGWALVAEEYVKGVEPLYANYHSFNRYMNEVWGFNHQNRIYAPALLSLRDLPSAVKELEYVLEQGARFILLPTGPVYGRSPGDPYFDPFWKLVNEAKASVCYHISEFYYNSQVAPSWGYDPHPIHFRMSAWQWQNTYGQRPIEETLSALIFDNLFGRFPDINVLVSEFGAEWVPHFVRHMDKSRGMGRNGPWLGGQLDERPSQVFRKHIRVVPYPEDDTVSLVKRLGYHESIVMGSDFPHAEGLADPAGFRKLISELDESVQDDIMYNNAQQLISR from the coding sequence ATGGCCGAACAGCGTAAACGCATCTTCGACTGCGACCAGCACATGTACGAGGAGCGGGACTCCTTCACCCGCTACCTCCCGAAGGAGTTCCTCGGTTCGGCAGTCGCACCGGTGACGCTGCCGGACGGACGGGAGGTGATCCTCGCCGGGGACCGCATCGTCGTATGCCTGGAACCGGAGTTCGGGCAGGTCTACCGTCCCGGTTCACTGAAGGAGATGCTCAAGGCGATGGCCTCGGGCAATCCGGAGGAGACCTACCAATTCGAGCCGATGCACGAGTCGTACCAGAACCGCGACGCCCGGCTGCGGGTCATGGACGAGCAGGGCCTGGACCAGACGATCATGTACCCGGGCGGCTGGGCACTGGTCGCCGAGGAGTACGTGAAGGGCGTCGAACCGCTCTACGCCAACTACCACTCGTTCAACCGGTACATGAACGAGGTGTGGGGCTTCAACCACCAGAACCGCATCTACGCCCCCGCCCTGCTCTCGCTGCGTGATCTGCCCAGCGCTGTCAAGGAGTTGGAGTACGTTCTGGAGCAGGGCGCCCGCTTCATCCTGCTGCCCACCGGACCCGTGTACGGCCGCTCGCCGGGCGACCCGTACTTCGACCCGTTCTGGAAGCTGGTCAACGAGGCCAAGGCGAGCGTTTGTTACCACATCAGCGAGTTCTACTACAACTCGCAGGTGGCACCCTCCTGGGGCTACGACCCCCACCCCATCCACTTCCGGATGTCGGCCTGGCAGTGGCAGAACACCTACGGACAGCGCCCCATCGAGGAGACGCTGTCCGCGCTGATCTTCGACAATCTCTTCGGCCGCTTCCCCGACATCAACGTCCTGGTGTCCGAGTTCGGCGCCGAGTGGGTGCCGCACTTCGTGCGCCACATGGACAAGAGCCGCGGCATGGGCCGCAACGGCCCCTGGCTCGGCGGGCAGTTGGACGAGCGCCCCAGCCAGGTCTTCCGCAAGCACATCCGCGTGGTGCCCTACCCCGAGGACGACACCGTGAGCCTCGTCAAGCGTCTCGGCTACCACGAGTCCATCGTCATGGGCTCCGACTTCCCGCACGCGGAGGGCCTGGCCGACCCGGCCGGCTTCCGCAAGCTCATCTCGGAACTCGACGAGTCCGTCCAGGACGACATCATGTACAACAACGCTCAGCAGCTGATCAGCCGCTGA
- a CDS encoding acyl-CoA dehydrogenase family protein, producing the protein MDISYPPEAEAFRTEVREFLTETLPPDWKGIGALDEETAWAFARDWRRLLAERRYLSLTWPEQYGGRGLSKLHQVVLMEELALAGVPFGLPQDTFGVKMLANTLLRWGTEEQKAHFLPRILSGEDTWCQGYSEPDAGSDLASLTTRAVRDGEQWVIDGQKVWTSGAHHSDWIFVLARTNRDASRHSGISFLLVPLDQPGVEVRPFRMMSGQLHFNEVFFSGARTRADLVVGGVDNGWTVAQSLLGVERGEEAATNPVLFKAEVERLVELARLYGKDNDPVIRQRIAWCWSKVEIMRYLGYRILTGWLKGAEPGPESSIAKLFWSEYHTKVTDLAMDIMGLHGQVPVGRPPLRTYRTDDPGAANSSASWSTTYLIARSGTIYAGTSQVQRNILAEKVLGLPREPRA; encoded by the coding sequence GTGGACATCAGTTATCCCCCGGAGGCCGAGGCGTTCCGCACCGAGGTCAGGGAGTTCCTCACCGAGACGCTGCCGCCGGACTGGAAGGGCATCGGCGCCCTCGACGAGGAGACGGCCTGGGCCTTCGCCCGGGACTGGCGCCGACTGCTCGCCGAGCGCCGGTACCTCTCCCTCACCTGGCCCGAGCAGTACGGCGGACGCGGCCTGTCCAAGCTCCATCAGGTCGTCCTGATGGAGGAACTCGCTCTGGCCGGTGTGCCGTTCGGGCTCCCGCAGGACACCTTCGGCGTGAAGATGCTGGCGAACACGCTGCTGCGGTGGGGCACGGAGGAGCAGAAGGCCCACTTCCTGCCCCGCATCCTCAGCGGTGAGGACACCTGGTGCCAGGGCTACTCGGAGCCGGACGCCGGTTCGGACCTGGCGTCGCTCACGACGCGTGCCGTACGGGACGGCGAGCAGTGGGTGATCGACGGCCAGAAGGTGTGGACCTCCGGCGCCCACCACAGCGACTGGATCTTCGTCCTGGCCCGTACGAACCGGGACGCGTCCAGGCACAGCGGTATTTCCTTCCTCCTCGTCCCGCTCGACCAGCCCGGCGTCGAGGTGCGGCCGTTCCGCATGATGAGCGGGCAACTGCACTTCAACGAGGTGTTCTTCAGCGGCGCCCGCACCCGCGCCGACCTCGTCGTCGGCGGAGTCGACAACGGCTGGACCGTCGCCCAGAGCCTGCTGGGTGTGGAGCGCGGGGAGGAGGCGGCGACGAATCCCGTCCTCTTCAAGGCGGAGGTCGAACGTCTCGTCGAGTTGGCCCGTCTGTACGGCAAGGACAACGACCCCGTCATCCGGCAGCGGATCGCCTGGTGCTGGTCCAAGGTCGAGATCATGCGCTACCTCGGCTACCGGATCCTCACCGGCTGGCTCAAGGGCGCCGAGCCGGGCCCCGAGTCGTCGATCGCCAAGCTGTTCTGGAGCGAGTACCACACCAAGGTCACCGACCTGGCGATGGACATCATGGGCCTGCACGGCCAGGTACCGGTCGGCAGGCCGCCCCTGCGCACCTACCGGACCGACGACCCGGGCGCCGCGAACTCCTCGGCGTCCTGGTCGACGACGTACCTCATCGCGCGCTCGGGCACCATCTACGCGGGGACCTCACAGGTGCAGCGGAACATCCTCGCGGAGAAGGTGCTGGGGCTGCCGCGCGAGCCGAGAGCCTGA
- a CDS encoding carbohydrate ABC transporter permease produces MSSTPVAGPAPTGPTSGPDTGLARRPAPDLPRGGPGRPGRRIRPVSAGTRPGPRRRVARHWPQYLAISPYYLIFSVFMLFPVIYTVYLAFQKWDGIGDMHFVGFQQFRFLWDDPIFWMSIRNTLVIWVLSTVPMLCLALVLAVLVNSTKRLTAFYRVALFIPSITSLVAIAIFFGAIFSNNFGLINAILRSLHVSAVPWMSNEWTIKLVIAALMTWQWTGYNAIIYLAGLQAIPSEVYEAARMDGAGPARIFFSITIPLLRPIILFTVVVSTVTGLQSFTEPQVLFGSEAATNPNSGGPGQAGLTTLLYFYHQAFDNNDFGYGAAIVWAFFLLILLIVLVNWRLVQRKERRP; encoded by the coding sequence ATGTCGTCAACCCCGGTAGCCGGCCCGGCGCCCACCGGCCCGACCTCCGGACCCGACACCGGCCTCGCCCGCCGACCGGCTCCGGACCTCCCGCGCGGCGGTCCGGGCCGGCCCGGCCGCCGGATCCGGCCGGTGTCGGCCGGGACCCGGCCCGGGCCGCGACGGCGGGTCGCCAGGCACTGGCCGCAGTACCTGGCCATCTCGCCCTATTACTTGATCTTCTCGGTCTTCATGCTCTTCCCGGTGATCTACACCGTGTACCTGGCGTTCCAGAAGTGGGACGGCATCGGGGACATGCACTTCGTCGGATTCCAGCAGTTCCGCTTCCTCTGGGACGACCCGATCTTCTGGATGTCCATCCGCAACACGCTGGTCATCTGGGTGCTGTCCACGGTGCCCATGCTCTGCCTCGCGCTGGTGCTCGCGGTGCTGGTGAACTCCACCAAGCGCCTCACGGCCTTCTACCGGGTCGCCCTCTTCATCCCCAGCATCACCTCGCTGGTGGCCATCGCGATCTTCTTCGGCGCGATCTTCAGCAACAACTTCGGCCTGATCAACGCCATCCTGAGGTCGCTGCACGTGTCGGCCGTGCCGTGGATGAGCAACGAGTGGACGATCAAGCTGGTGATCGCCGCGTTGATGACCTGGCAGTGGACCGGCTACAACGCGATCATCTACCTGGCCGGCCTCCAGGCGATCCCCTCGGAGGTCTACGAGGCGGCCCGGATGGACGGGGCCGGCCCGGCCCGGATCTTCTTCTCGATCACGATCCCGCTGCTGCGGCCCATCATCCTGTTCACCGTGGTGGTCTCCACCGTCACCGGTCTGCAGAGCTTCACCGAACCACAGGTGCTGTTCGGCAGCGAGGCGGCCACCAACCCCAACTCCGGCGGACCGGGCCAGGCCGGTCTGACCACGTTGCTGTACTTCTACCACCAGGCCTTCGACAACAACGACTTCGGCTACGGGGCCGCCATCGTCTGGGCCTTCTTCCTGCTGATCCTGCTCATCGTCCTCGTCAACTGGCGTCTGGTGCAGCGTAAGGAGCGACGGCCATGA
- a CDS encoding acetyl-CoA C-acetyltransferase yields the protein MPALLRDAVICEPVRTPVGGYGGVFRDVPATELAATLVRAVLDRTGIPPAAVDDILLGQCYPNGEAPAIGRVAALDAGLPVEVPGLQIDRRCGSGLQAIITAAMQVQTGASDLVLAGGVESMSQAEFYTTDVRWGVRGAGTTLHDRLARGRVTSGGVNHPVAGGMLETAENLRRAYAIPREEQDRLALRSHEKALAAQREGRFADEIVPVTVRTRKGESVVDTDEHPRPDSSLEKLGKLRPVLGRQDPDATVTAGNASGQNDGAALCIVTHPERAAELGLRPLGRLVSWAVVGVPPETMGIGPVPATARALERAGLKLADIDLIELNEAFAAQVLACTREWGLTETDFERFNVNGSGISLGHPVGATGGRILATLLRELDRRQARYGLETMCLGGGQGLAAVFERPTDITDAPGGR from the coding sequence ATGCCCGCCCTCCTGCGTGACGCGGTGATCTGCGAACCCGTGCGTACACCCGTCGGTGGCTACGGAGGCGTCTTCCGCGATGTGCCGGCGACCGAGCTCGCCGCCACGCTCGTACGCGCCGTACTGGACAGAACCGGAATACCGCCCGCCGCGGTCGACGACATACTCCTGGGCCAGTGCTACCCCAACGGCGAGGCCCCCGCCATCGGCCGCGTCGCTGCCCTGGACGCCGGACTGCCCGTGGAGGTGCCGGGACTCCAGATCGACCGCCGTTGCGGCTCGGGACTCCAGGCGATCATCACCGCGGCGATGCAGGTGCAGACCGGCGCGAGCGACCTCGTCCTGGCCGGGGGCGTCGAGTCCATGAGCCAGGCCGAGTTCTATACGACCGACGTGCGCTGGGGAGTGCGAGGCGCCGGTACCACGCTGCACGACCGGCTGGCACGCGGGCGCGTCACGTCCGGAGGCGTCAACCACCCCGTCGCCGGGGGCATGTTGGAGACCGCCGAGAACCTGCGCCGGGCGTACGCCATCCCCCGCGAGGAGCAGGACCGACTCGCTCTGCGCTCGCACGAGAAGGCCCTCGCGGCCCAGCGGGAGGGCCGGTTCGCCGACGAGATCGTGCCCGTCACCGTACGCACGCGGAAGGGCGAGAGCGTCGTCGACACCGACGAACACCCGCGCCCCGACTCCTCGTTGGAGAAACTGGGAAAGCTACGTCCCGTCCTCGGTCGCCAGGACCCGGACGCGACCGTCACGGCGGGCAACGCCAGCGGACAAAACGACGGCGCCGCCCTCTGCATCGTGACCCACCCCGAACGCGCCGCCGAACTCGGGCTGCGCCCGCTGGGCCGCCTGGTCTCCTGGGCCGTCGTCGGCGTGCCGCCCGAGACGATGGGCATCGGCCCGGTGCCCGCCACAGCCAGGGCCCTGGAGCGGGCCGGGCTGAAGCTCGCCGACATCGACCTGATCGAACTCAACGAGGCCTTCGCCGCCCAGGTACTGGCCTGCACCCGCGAATGGGGCCTGACCGAGACCGACTTCGAGCGGTTCAACGTCAACGGCTCCGGCATCTCGCTGGGCCACCCCGTCGGCGCCACCGGCGGCCGCATCCTCGCCACCCTGCTGCGCGAACTGGACCGACGCCAGGCCCGCTACGGCCTGGAGACCATGTGCCTCGGCGGCGGCCAGGGCCTGGCCGCCGTCTTCGAAAGGCCGACCGACATCACCGACGCTCCTGGAGGACGCTGA